One Vibrio penaeicida DNA segment encodes these proteins:
- a CDS encoding LysR substrate-binding domain-containing protein, producing the protein MEIVKSSIVSHLSTFEVAARVGSFTGASRILHKTTGAISQQISLLEKQLGFPVFERHSRGVQLNENGRILFESTQQGLTVIHNAIEGIRSTANTDQEIRLKLTPSFAYKWLIPKLQNFYSLYPDIQIQSYAEAAIVDAYSGDFDLAIDYGVVPYRDSRASLLFKESLLPVMSPSVMAQHDWKNDPNVWEKVLLLHDGMAWRHASKDVEWQMWMKLNNIFPSELKGHFFNRADMAMAAAEAGVGVAMGRLSLLEEDIKTQRLCSPFSATPVEAGYFFIQHQKSENIDKFVHWLRQEVGNE; encoded by the coding sequence ATGGAAATTGTGAAAAGCAGTATTGTTAGCCACCTATCGACATTCGAAGTCGCTGCGCGGGTAGGCAGTTTTACTGGCGCCTCTCGTATTCTTCACAAAACAACGGGGGCAATCAGTCAGCAAATATCACTGCTTGAAAAACAACTTGGCTTCCCTGTATTTGAAAGACATTCTCGTGGTGTTCAGCTTAATGAAAACGGTCGGATTCTGTTTGAATCGACACAACAAGGGCTAACGGTTATACATAATGCCATCGAGGGTATTCGCAGCACTGCGAACACAGACCAAGAAATTCGCCTTAAGCTCACCCCATCGTTTGCCTATAAATGGTTAATTCCTAAGTTGCAGAATTTCTATAGTCTTTATCCTGATATTCAAATCCAGAGCTACGCTGAAGCCGCAATAGTAGATGCGTACAGTGGCGATTTTGATTTGGCGATTGATTACGGTGTGGTTCCATACCGAGATTCTCGCGCCAGTTTGCTTTTTAAAGAATCTCTTCTTCCTGTTATGTCGCCTTCCGTGATGGCGCAGCACGATTGGAAAAACGATCCCAACGTATGGGAGAAAGTCTTACTGCTGCACGATGGAATGGCTTGGCGGCACGCCTCAAAGGATGTGGAATGGCAGATGTGGATGAAGCTCAATAATATTTTTCCCAGTGAGTTAAAAGGGCATTTCTTTAACCGAGCGGATATGGCCATGGCGGCGGCAGAAGCGGGCGTTGGTGTTGCGATGGGAAGATTGTCCTTACTTGAAGAGGACATAAAAACACAAAGGCTATGTAGCCCATTTTCGGCAACACCTGTTGAAGCCGGGTATTTTTTTATTCAGCATCAAAAGAGTGAGAATATCGATAAATTTGTTCACTGGTTAAGACAAGAAGTAGGAAACGAATAA